One stretch of Argiope bruennichi chromosome 3, qqArgBrue1.1, whole genome shotgun sequence DNA includes these proteins:
- the LOC129963778 gene encoding long-chain-fatty-acid--CoA ligase 1-like isoform X1 produces MKTQLVILCLKLPYSTIKNFKYLSNKIIDKVKKMLHDSTGTGDSGAEDPESIEIPNSEGARKSKLGILGETIRFPLDDLQTTWDAIIKGHKLSGNGRCFGWRNFKSSYEWISYGEFIKKAEIFGSGLVKIGLNPSPSSFVGIYAQNGLEWVVAQFGVWRNSSAVVPLYDTLGPDASTHIIKQAEIKIVICDNEDKVRNLIKRRKETPSLKHIITTTTVDQEVRELALEKDICLHTFNEIENLGQDCSTTASLPQSSDVALICFTSGTTGVPKGVVLTHENLISLCYSFNLALGKSAITKEDSVLSYLPLAHIFGQFIHVVFLMVGARIGFFNGDCRQLLDDIRILQPTVLPAVPRLLNKWYDEAQWLIQSNLKTVMQDENFLLETEKRLACKSFLDNLGENLRLVITGAAPIYSNVVEFYTKFVGCKVLEIYGQTECAGPCCGILLDSSYDGCAGAPLPCCIIKLVDVPDMGYFSKNSKGEVCIKGKCVFKEYLKDPEKTAETLDKDGWLHSGDIGMWLPNGTLKIIDRKKNILKLAQGLYVAPEKIETIYALSQFVSQVYVYGESLKNFLVAIVIPDKDTVMSWCKENLKCNLWNEICNHPAVKKLIFEDMLRRGKELGLNSIEQVKAIHCHPEVLTFEAGFLTPTLKMKRDFCKKYFAKEIEILYSSYNECV; encoded by the exons ATGAAAACACAGCTCGTTATTTTGTGTTTAAAGCTGCCTTACTCCactataaagaatttcaaatatctttccaataaaattatagat AAAGTCAAGAAAATGCTTCATGATTCTACTGGTACAGGGGACTCAGGAGCAGAAGATCCAGAATCCATTGAAATACCG AATTCTGAGGGTGCAAGAAAGTCGAAGTTGGGGATTCTTGGAGAAACTATACGCTTTCCTCTCGATGATTTACAAACTACCTGGGATGCAATTATAAAAGGACACAAACTCTCAG GAAATGGTCGATGCTTCGGTTGGAGGAATTTCAAATCCAGTTATGAATGGATTTCTTATGGAGAA ttcataaaaaaagcagaaatatttggCTCAGGTCTTGTAAAGATTGGATTAAATCCTAGCCCATCATCGTTTGTTGGAATTTATGCTCAAAATGGATTGGAA TGGGTTGTTGCTCAATTCGGAGTTTGGAGAAATTCTTCTGCAGTTGTTCCTTTATATGACACACTTGGACCAGATGCATCTACTCACATAATAAAACAAG CTGAAATCAAGATAGTCATCTGTGATAACGAGGATAAAGTAAGAAATCTTattaagagaagaaaagaaacacCCTCTTTGAAACATATTATAACAACAACTACTGTAGACCAAGAGGTCAGAGAACTCGCTCTCGAAAAAGATATTTGTCTTCACACCTTCAATGAAATCGAG aatttgggTCAAGACTGTTCTACAACAGCATCG ctTCCGCAGAGCTCTGATGTTGCTCTGATATGTTTCACGAGCGGAACTACAGGTGTGCCGAAAGGAGTCGTACTGACGCATGAAAATCTCATTTCACTGTGTTATTCTTTTAACTTAGCATTA gGAAAATCTGCTATAACGAAAGAAGACAGTGTTTTATCTTACTTACCTCTTGCTCATATATTTGGCCAATTTATTCAT GTTGTTTTTCTTATGGTCGGTGCACGCATTGGTTTCTTTAATGGAGATTGCAGGCAGTTGTTAGATGATATAAGGATTTTACAACCAACAGTTTTACCGGCCGTTCCAAGATTATTGAACAAGTGGTATGACGAG GCCCAGTGGTTGattcaaagcaatttaaaaacagttatgcaagatgaaaattttttattgga aACCGAAAAAAGATTGGCTTGCAAATCTTTTCTTGATAACCTCGGAGAGAACCTTCGCCTCGTTATAACCGGTGCAGCTCCAATTTATAGCAACGTTGTTGAATTCTACACAAAATTTGTAGGCTGCaag GTTTTAGAAATATACGGGCAAACCGAATGTGCTGGTCCATGCTGTGGAATTTTGCTAGATTCCTCTTACgatg gTTGTGCAGGTGCGCCGCTTCCATGTTGCATCATTAAACTTGTAGATGTTCCAGATATGGgctatttttcaaagaattcaaaagGCGAG gTATGTATCAAAGGTAAATGCGTATTTAAAGAGTACCTGAAAGATCCAGAGAAAACTGCAGAAACCTTGGATAAAGATGGATGGCTACACTCGGGAGACATTGGAATGTGGTTACCA aATGGTACACTGAAAATAATAGAcaggaaaaagaatattttgaagcttGCACAAGGTTTATATGTTGCTCCCGAAAAGATCGAAACTATTTATGCTCTTAGCCAATTCGTCTCGCAGGTTTATGTGTATGGAGAGAGTCTAAAG AACTTCTTGGTTGCCATTGTGATCCCTGATAAAGACACTGTAATGTCGTGGTgcaaggaaaatttaaaatgcaatttatggAATGAAATTTGCAACCATCCT GCagttaaaaaacttatttttgaagaCATGCTGAGAAGAGGAAAAGAACTTGGACTTAATTCAATTGAACAG GTTAAAGCCATACATTGCCATCCTGAGGTTTTGACATTCGAAGCTGGTTTTCTTACTCCAACATTGAAAATGAAGAGAGATTTTTGCAAAAAGTACTTTGCAAAAgagattgaaattttgtatagcaGTTATAATGAATGCGTTTAA
- the LOC129963778 gene encoding long-chain-fatty-acid--CoA ligase 1-like isoform X2 has translation MLHDSTGTGDSGAEDPESIEIPNSEGARKSKLGILGETIRFPLDDLQTTWDAIIKGHKLSGNGRCFGWRNFKSSYEWISYGEFIKKAEIFGSGLVKIGLNPSPSSFVGIYAQNGLEWVVAQFGVWRNSSAVVPLYDTLGPDASTHIIKQAEIKIVICDNEDKVRNLIKRRKETPSLKHIITTTTVDQEVRELALEKDICLHTFNEIENLGQDCSTTASLPQSSDVALICFTSGTTGVPKGVVLTHENLISLCYSFNLALGKSAITKEDSVLSYLPLAHIFGQFIHVVFLMVGARIGFFNGDCRQLLDDIRILQPTVLPAVPRLLNKWYDEAQWLIQSNLKTVMQDENFLLETEKRLACKSFLDNLGENLRLVITGAAPIYSNVVEFYTKFVGCKVLEIYGQTECAGPCCGILLDSSYDGCAGAPLPCCIIKLVDVPDMGYFSKNSKGEVCIKGKCVFKEYLKDPEKTAETLDKDGWLHSGDIGMWLPNGTLKIIDRKKNILKLAQGLYVAPEKIETIYALSQFVSQVYVYGESLKNFLVAIVIPDKDTVMSWCKENLKCNLWNEICNHPAVKKLIFEDMLRRGKELGLNSIEQVKAIHCHPEVLTFEAGFLTPTLKMKRDFCKKYFAKEIEILYSSYNECV, from the exons ATGCTTCATGATTCTACTGGTACAGGGGACTCAGGAGCAGAAGATCCAGAATCCATTGAAATACCG AATTCTGAGGGTGCAAGAAAGTCGAAGTTGGGGATTCTTGGAGAAACTATACGCTTTCCTCTCGATGATTTACAAACTACCTGGGATGCAATTATAAAAGGACACAAACTCTCAG GAAATGGTCGATGCTTCGGTTGGAGGAATTTCAAATCCAGTTATGAATGGATTTCTTATGGAGAA ttcataaaaaaagcagaaatatttggCTCAGGTCTTGTAAAGATTGGATTAAATCCTAGCCCATCATCGTTTGTTGGAATTTATGCTCAAAATGGATTGGAA TGGGTTGTTGCTCAATTCGGAGTTTGGAGAAATTCTTCTGCAGTTGTTCCTTTATATGACACACTTGGACCAGATGCATCTACTCACATAATAAAACAAG CTGAAATCAAGATAGTCATCTGTGATAACGAGGATAAAGTAAGAAATCTTattaagagaagaaaagaaacacCCTCTTTGAAACATATTATAACAACAACTACTGTAGACCAAGAGGTCAGAGAACTCGCTCTCGAAAAAGATATTTGTCTTCACACCTTCAATGAAATCGAG aatttgggTCAAGACTGTTCTACAACAGCATCG ctTCCGCAGAGCTCTGATGTTGCTCTGATATGTTTCACGAGCGGAACTACAGGTGTGCCGAAAGGAGTCGTACTGACGCATGAAAATCTCATTTCACTGTGTTATTCTTTTAACTTAGCATTA gGAAAATCTGCTATAACGAAAGAAGACAGTGTTTTATCTTACTTACCTCTTGCTCATATATTTGGCCAATTTATTCAT GTTGTTTTTCTTATGGTCGGTGCACGCATTGGTTTCTTTAATGGAGATTGCAGGCAGTTGTTAGATGATATAAGGATTTTACAACCAACAGTTTTACCGGCCGTTCCAAGATTATTGAACAAGTGGTATGACGAG GCCCAGTGGTTGattcaaagcaatttaaaaacagttatgcaagatgaaaattttttattgga aACCGAAAAAAGATTGGCTTGCAAATCTTTTCTTGATAACCTCGGAGAGAACCTTCGCCTCGTTATAACCGGTGCAGCTCCAATTTATAGCAACGTTGTTGAATTCTACACAAAATTTGTAGGCTGCaag GTTTTAGAAATATACGGGCAAACCGAATGTGCTGGTCCATGCTGTGGAATTTTGCTAGATTCCTCTTACgatg gTTGTGCAGGTGCGCCGCTTCCATGTTGCATCATTAAACTTGTAGATGTTCCAGATATGGgctatttttcaaagaattcaaaagGCGAG gTATGTATCAAAGGTAAATGCGTATTTAAAGAGTACCTGAAAGATCCAGAGAAAACTGCAGAAACCTTGGATAAAGATGGATGGCTACACTCGGGAGACATTGGAATGTGGTTACCA aATGGTACACTGAAAATAATAGAcaggaaaaagaatattttgaagcttGCACAAGGTTTATATGTTGCTCCCGAAAAGATCGAAACTATTTATGCTCTTAGCCAATTCGTCTCGCAGGTTTATGTGTATGGAGAGAGTCTAAAG AACTTCTTGGTTGCCATTGTGATCCCTGATAAAGACACTGTAATGTCGTGGTgcaaggaaaatttaaaatgcaatttatggAATGAAATTTGCAACCATCCT GCagttaaaaaacttatttttgaagaCATGCTGAGAAGAGGAAAAGAACTTGGACTTAATTCAATTGAACAG GTTAAAGCCATACATTGCCATCCTGAGGTTTTGACATTCGAAGCTGGTTTTCTTACTCCAACATTGAAAATGAAGAGAGATTTTTGCAAAAAGTACTTTGCAAAAgagattgaaattttgtatagcaGTTATAATGAATGCGTTTAA